The genomic window CGACGATCGTCCTGACGCACGGCCATCCCGACCACATCGACCCTGACGCTCTGGCCAGGATCGTGCAGGCGAGTGGCGCGACACTCGTCGGCAACGGCGAGGTCGCCGACAAGCTCGGCGAGAAGGGGCTGTCGGTCACGGTGTTCGAGGAGGGCGAACGGACCTTCGGCGCGTTCCGGCTGCAGGCTCAGCCGGTCGCGCATGAGCCCATCCTGTCGGACGAGAGCCCGCAACTGACAGCCTTCCTCGTCAACGACGTTTTCCTCAACCCGGGCGACAGTTTCGACAGCCGTCTGGATCGGTTCGCGGGCGTGGAGGTGCTGGCCCTTCCGGTGATGGCGCCTTACCTGACCGAGCTCACTGTCCATGCGTTCGCCAAACGGATGAAGCCAAAATCGGTCGTCCCGGTCCATGACGGCTACGCTCGCGACTATTTCCTCAGGCAGCGTTACGACGTCTACGAGCCCTATCTGGACAAGGCCGGGATCAAACTGCACCGGCCGATGGCGCCCGGAGACGGGTTCGACGTCTCTGACCATGACTGACGCAGTCTGCACCTCCACCGGTTTCGCGCGATTGCGATCGCGATAAAATGGCGGCGGCTCGGCGTGGTAACTCAGGTGAATGTCGCCTTTGCGCGGTGACTGTCATGTCCGCTCATGGCGCGAAGCTGGCTTTGCGCTTCGCTGTGGTGGCAGGAGTGGTCACCGAGGCCCCGACGTGCCACTCGTCCCGGTGGGAAGGCAGGCGGCCATGGGGATCGCAACTTTGGGAGCGGACGGCAGCATCGATGTTCTCGAAGCCAGCACGCCGGAGAAGCGGAGCGCGCCGGGGAATAGTTGTTCAACGCCGACCGAGCGCTCACGCGCTCGGTCGGCGTGCGGCGGCGCGCGACTTTGAAGCCAGGCGGAATGAAAGGGCAGGAGATCTGCCGATAGATGACGATGAGCTCCAGGCCTCGCCTGTTCTTCAAAACGTCAGGCTATGGTATCCGCCTATGCCTAGGTATACCGGTACGATTCCCTCGCGCACCACGCCTGCGGCATTGTCAATACACCCCGAAAGATCTCGTGATCACGCGCTTTTTACATCCGATTATTTCTTCATTGTTTTCAACAGTCCACGATCTATTCGGACTACGATACGGCGCTTTAGGTGACCTCTGGTGCAAAGTCCTTGCCGATCAACGCGCTACCGGCCTTCGTGTAATCGAGTGGGAATAACTGGAGGCGGACGGCGCTTTCGACTTGGTTCCGAAGAGGCCTTTAAGCATTTGCTAGGATTGTAAAATTCGTCTATTCTGCAGAAGCCCCTAGAAGGTATTCTTCTGTTGTATTGGACTGGCCTGCGGTAAGCCACTTCCATGATCTAGCAGACTCGGACCTGTCGCTCTGGCTCAGGTACGCCAGATGTCAGTCAGCATTTCCAAGAAATGCTCTGCACTGGGAGACAGGGTCGCGCCGCGCCGCCGC from Brevundimonas fontaquae includes these protein-coding regions:
- a CDS encoding MBL fold metallo-hydrolase, whose amino-acid sequence is MRIDKFVHSCLRLTIGADRLLFDPGKFSFVDGRVDPAVFSDVSTIVLTHGHPDHIDPDALARIVQASGATLVGNGEVADKLGEKGLSVTVFEEGERTFGAFRLQAQPVAHEPILSDESPQLTAFLVNDVFLNPGDSFDSRLDRFAGVEVLALPVMAPYLTELTVHAFAKRMKPKSVVPVHDGYARDYFLRQRYDVYEPYLDKAGIKLHRPMAPGDGFDVSDHD